Proteins found in one Triticum urartu cultivar G1812 chromosome 4, Tu2.1, whole genome shotgun sequence genomic segment:
- the LOC125553517 gene encoding B3 domain-containing protein Os03g0622200-like — MQKMGKNCERCAEWQEHCYWSHMADENKHFFKLMAGDFAQSMSLPGRFAKNFNGRISEVINLKPHSGKSWSIEVAGDTDEVVLRSGWKEFVDDHGIGEGDRLLFRYSGASSFDVLMFDSAGCQKPPSPRPVKRRGCDDNDIAENSARAKGRRCGYHASNKAEERAPHPPSPAKGDGAGLEMTLYRGTGKSIARADVDMNHGEAAAKNRYYFCKNGPVSEFHLTEEDKEEISSIPVPVEPRNPVFVNVMHASHVRGTTRTSIVGVSSDFAGKYLGGIGREIVLRRAGGKGGWHVRYTSGDNCRGFCGRGWRDFARDNGLLAHDVCIFEFMEGARRPAANVHVLRRLHGRFVLVR, encoded by the exons ATGCAGAAGATGGGCAAGAACTGCGAGCGGTGCGCGGAGTGGCAAGAGCATTGCTACTGGAGCCACATGGCTGATGAGAACAAGCACTTCTTCAAGCTCATGGCTGGGGACTTCGCCCAAAGCATG AGCTTACCTGGTAGGTTTGCAAAGAACTTCAACGGGCGCATCTCTGAGGTCATCAATCTGAAGCCCCATAGTGGCAAATCTTGGAGCATCGAAGTAGCCGGCGACACCGACGAAGTAGTCCTCCGGTCTGGGTGGAAGGAGTTTGTCGATGACCACGGCATCGGGGAAGGAGACCGCCTGCTCTTCAGATACAGTGGAGCGTCCTCCTTTGATGTCCTGATGTTCGACTCGGCCGGCTGCCAGAAACCACCGTCTCCTCGCCCCGTCAAACGTCGTGGCTGTGATGACAATGACATAGCAGAGAACTCTGCCAGAGCTAAAGGTCGCCGATGCGGCTACCACGCTTCCAACAAGGCTGAAGAACGCGCACCGCATCCGCCTTCACCGGCGAAAGGCGACGGTGCTGGCCTGGAGATGACACTCTACAGAGGCACCGGCAAGAGCATTGCCCGGGCAG ATGTTGATATGAATCATGGTGAGGCGGCTGCCAAGAATAGGTATTACTTCTGCAAGAATGGGCCCGTGAGCGAGTTCCATCTGACAGAGGAAGACAAGGAGGAGATATCAAGCATCCCTGTCCCGGTCGAGCCGAGGAACCCGGTGTTCGTGAATGTGATGCACGCGAGCCATGTCCGTGGCACCACCCGGACCAGCATTGTG GGCGTGTCCTCGGATTTTGCAGGTAAGTACCTGGGAGGGATCGGCAGAGAGATCGTTCTGCGGAGAGCCGGCGGGAAAGGGGGGTGGCACGTCCGCTACACAAGCGGAGACAACTGCCGGGGCTTCTGCGGACGCGGGTGGCGCGACTTCGCCCGCGACAATGGCCTCCTTGCACACGACGTCTGCATTTTTGAGTTCATGGAGGGTGCGCGGCGACCGGCGGCCAACGTTCACGTCCTGCGGAGGCTGCACGGCCGCTTCGTCCTGGTGCGCTGA
- the LOC125550608 gene encoding uncharacterized protein LOC125550608 isoform X3 — MAFRGAASRSFLAAVRGRTASTVPRVRAAPIPAALPRRIPASAPSSPLAAARPLAALMGSPALVAARLTGHCAASARACCELSQGT; from the exons ATGGCGTTCCGCGGCGCAGCCTCCCGCTCCTTCCTCGCCGCCGTCCGCGGCCGCACCGCCTCCACTGTCCCGCGCGTACGCGCGGCCCCCATTCCCGCCGCCCTTCCCCGTCGCATCCCTGCCTCGGCGCCCTCCTCCCCTCTCGCCGCCGCAAG GCCATTGGCGGCGTTGATGGGGTCGCCGGCGTTGGTTGCCGCAAGGCTGACGGGGCACTGCGCGGCGAGCGCGCGGGCGTGCTGTGAGCTCTCCCAGG GTACTTAA
- the LOC125550608 gene encoding uncharacterized protein LOC125550608 isoform X2, producing MAFRGAASRSFLAAVRGRTASTVPRVRAAPIPAALPRRIPASAPSSPLAAARPLAALMGSPALVAARLTGHCAASARACCELSQGKNGKDG from the exons ATGGCGTTCCGCGGCGCAGCCTCCCGCTCCTTCCTCGCCGCCGTCCGCGGCCGCACCGCCTCCACTGTCCCGCGCGTACGCGCGGCCCCCATTCCCGCCGCCCTTCCCCGTCGCATCCCTGCCTCGGCGCCCTCCTCCCCTCTCGCCGCCGCAAG GCCATTGGCGGCGTTGATGGGGTCGCCGGCGTTGGTTGCCGCAAGGCTGACGGGGCACTGCGCGGCGAGCGCGCGGGCGTGCTGTGAGCTCTCCCAGG GGAAAAATGGGAAAGATGGTTGA
- the LOC125550608 gene encoding uncharacterized protein LOC125550608 isoform X1 — MAFRGAASRSFLAAVRGRTASTVPRVRAAPIPAALPRRIPASAPSSPLAAARPLAALMGSPALVAARLTGHCAASARACCELSQGTLFCRTSQDR; from the exons ATGGCGTTCCGCGGCGCAGCCTCCCGCTCCTTCCTCGCCGCCGTCCGCGGCCGCACCGCCTCCACTGTCCCGCGCGTACGCGCGGCCCCCATTCCCGCCGCCCTTCCCCGTCGCATCCCTGCCTCGGCGCCCTCCTCCCCTCTCGCCGCCGCAAG GCCATTGGCGGCGTTGATGGGGTCGCCGGCGTTGGTTGCCGCAAGGCTGACGGGGCACTGCGCGGCGAGCGCGCGGGCGTGCTGTGAGCTCTCCCAGGGTACCCTCTTCTGCCGCACTTCTCAGGATCGCTAA